A region from the Deltaproteobacteria bacterium genome encodes:
- the rpoN gene encoding RNA polymerase factor sigma-54: MIDIRQEVNLRQQLELTPQLIQALRLLQLNRLELEQELKTELELNPFLEEEPIEQIELSQDIEERITHSDANHTTLKERGEDPIENTAHRDMGFHDYLLWQLELTISTDQEFQIGEILIGNINDDGYLESTVDEISKFTGAGIEQVEEVLKKIQGFDPSGVGARDLKECLLIQLSHLGIENPIIKDIVLNHLNNLERKAYHSISKAIGVNVEIVMAAANAILRLNPKPGSLYHSETEENYIIPDVVVYKNKDAFVVELIEDGMPGLRYMDYYARKVLDEIGNNDTAKKFIKEKLYGAKWLIKAVEQRKNTIKRVVRAIVMRQESFFEYGDKYLQPMVLKDIANDINVHETTVGRVTNGKYVQTQWGIYELKYFFTTSLKTESGELLSTKLVKQKIKEIIGKENNTSPLSDTDIVRFLKVEGISIARRTVAKYRELMNIRPVHMRRVKVL; the protein is encoded by the coding sequence ATGATAGACATAAGACAGGAAGTAAACTTAAGACAACAGCTCGAGTTAACGCCACAGTTAATTCAAGCTTTAAGGCTTTTACAGCTAAACAGATTAGAGCTCGAACAGGAGTTAAAAACAGAGTTAGAACTAAATCCCTTTTTAGAAGAAGAACCTATAGAACAAATCGAGTTATCCCAGGATATTGAGGAAAGGATAACGCACAGTGATGCCAATCATACCACTTTAAAAGAAAGAGGAGAGGACCCGATAGAGAACACGGCACATAGAGATATGGGATTTCATGATTACCTTTTATGGCAGCTCGAATTAACGATCTCTACTGATCAAGAGTTTCAAATCGGAGAAATACTGATAGGCAATATAAATGATGACGGTTATCTTGAATCAACTGTAGATGAAATCAGCAAATTTACAGGAGCAGGGATAGAACAGGTAGAAGAGGTTCTAAAAAAAATCCAGGGTTTTGATCCCAGTGGTGTTGGAGCAAGGGATCTCAAAGAGTGCCTTCTCATCCAGTTGAGCCATCTTGGTATTGAGAATCCTATTATAAAAGATATCGTATTGAATCATCTGAACAATCTTGAGAGAAAAGCTTATCATAGTATATCCAAAGCTATCGGAGTTAATGTGGAAATTGTTATGGCTGCTGCTAATGCGATATTAAGGCTAAATCCAAAACCAGGCAGCCTGTATCATTCAGAAACTGAGGAAAATTATATCATACCGGATGTTGTTGTCTATAAAAATAAAGATGCTTTTGTTGTTGAGCTTATAGAAGATGGCATGCCCGGGCTTAGATATATGGATTACTATGCCAGAAAAGTACTCGATGAGATTGGAAATAATGATACGGCAAAAAAATTTATAAAAGAAAAATTATACGGAGCAAAGTGGCTTATCAAGGCGGTTGAGCAAAGGAAAAATACAATAAAAAGAGTTGTAAGGGCGATCGTCATGAGGCAGGAGTCTTTTTTTGAGTATGGGGATAAATACTTACAGCCGATGGTGCTAAAGGATATTGCAAATGACATAAACGTACATGAGACTACTGTTGGAAGGGTTACAAATGGAAAATATGTTCAGACTCAATGGGGAATTTATGAACTTAAATACTTCTTTACCACCTCATTAAAAACAGAATCCGGGGAATTGTTATCCACCAAACTCGTTAAGCAGAAGATAAAAGAAATAATCGGAAAAGAGAATAACACTTCTCCATTGTCTGATACAGATATTGTAAGGTTTTTGAAGGTTGAGGGTATATCAATTGCGCGCAGGACAGTTGCAAAATATAGGGAGCTTATGAACATACGGCCTGTTCATATGCGGAGGGTTAAAGTATTATAG
- a CDS encoding HAD-IIIA family hydrolase, with protein sequence MRKITLKNKLGHIKMLLLDVDGVLTDGKLIYNNSGIELKMFDVKDGYGLVRLKKSGIKLGIITAKKSSIVETRAKDLGIDTLYQNSEDKIIPYKEIKKKYKLSDNDIAYIGDDIPDLPVLRIVGVPIAVKNAAKPVKKVSLYITKKNGGCGAVREVVELIMQAKGEPLG encoded by the coding sequence ATGCGTAAAATAACTTTAAAAAACAAGTTAGGGCATATAAAGATGCTGCTGCTTGATGTAGACGGTGTGCTTACAGACGGTAAGCTTATTTACAATAACAGCGGTATAGAGCTAAAGATGTTTGACGTTAAAGATGGGTACGGGCTTGTAAGATTAAAAAAATCCGGGATCAAGCTCGGAATCATTACTGCTAAAAAATCTTCTATCGTAGAAACAAGGGCAAAAGATCTCGGCATTGATACATTGTATCAAAATTCCGAGGACAAGATTATTCCTTACAAAGAGATTAAAAAAAAGTATAAACTAAGTGATAACGACATAGCTTATATAGGTGACGACATCCCTGACTTGCCAGTGCTTAGGATTGTAGGTGTACCTATTGCTGTTAAAAACGCTGCCAAACCAGTTAAAAAAGTCTCTCTGTATATAACAAAAAAAAACGGCGGCTGTGGCGCGGTAAGAGAGGTAGTTGAATTAATAATGCAGGCAAAAGGCGAGCCTCTTGGTTGA
- the lptC gene encoding LPS export ABC transporter periplasmic protein LptC, translated as MIRLVYFIIDVYIMAMLTTGISCTNGSVKQAADLSSRTEVQRPTIEIVDPVFTEIKENTVSYNGEAVEAEYFNNEHKGIIINPRISGLTSKGESFTASADKGYYYDKNKTLTLKDNIFARLDSGYDLKCNYVDYFINKRIIVAYEPVTISSKAFILHADKANINLNTGKLLMEGNIKANIYNMSLK; from the coding sequence ATGATAAGATTAGTATACTTTATAATAGATGTATATATCATGGCAATGCTTACTACAGGGATCTCCTGTACAAATGGTTCTGTTAAGCAGGCGGCGGATTTAAGCAGCCGTACAGAGGTGCAAAGGCCAACAATTGAGATTGTAGACCCTGTGTTTACAGAAATTAAGGAAAACACCGTTAGCTACAACGGGGAAGCTGTTGAGGCTGAATATTTTAATAATGAGCATAAGGGAATCATTATTAATCCCCGGATATCAGGTCTTACGTCAAAAGGTGAGAGCTTTACTGCTTCTGCAGATAAAGGATACTATTATGATAAAAACAAGACATTAACGCTAAAAGATAATATCTTTGCAAGATTAGACAGTGGATACGATTTAAAATGCAATTATGTGGATTATTTTATCAATAAAAGGATTATCGTTGCGTATGAACCTGTAACAATATCGAGTAAAGCGTTTATACTCCATGCAGATAAGGCAAATATTAATTTAAATACGGGTAAGCTCCTTATGGAAGGCAATATAAAGGCAAACATATACAATATGAGCTTAAAATGA
- the lptB gene encoding LPS export ABC transporter ATP-binding protein yields MDQLLEIIGLKKSFGKKTVVSDVNFSVNSGNIVGLLGPNGAGKSTTFYMIVGVYKPDKGKIMLNNEDITYNQMYIRARKGITYLPQEPSIFRKLSVEDNIKVVFETMEYNPDLIEEKTEEIMKNMNILHIRRSKGYSLSGGERRRVEISRALATAPIFMLLDEPFAGIDPIAVNELRGIIFSLKEKGIGIIISDHNVRDTLNACDMAYIINNGRIIEQGDPKQIANSENAKRIYLGEDFKL; encoded by the coding sequence ATGGATCAACTCCTTGAAATAATTGGACTTAAAAAATCATTTGGGAAAAAAACCGTTGTCTCTGATGTTAACTTTTCAGTGAATAGTGGTAATATTGTTGGTTTACTTGGGCCTAATGGGGCAGGTAAATCAACAACATTTTATATGATAGTTGGTGTGTACAAACCCGACAAGGGTAAAATCATGCTTAATAATGAGGATATAACATATAATCAAATGTATATAAGAGCTAGAAAGGGAATCACCTATCTGCCCCAGGAACCTTCTATATTCAGAAAGCTGTCTGTGGAGGATAACATAAAAGTGGTTTTTGAGACTATGGAATACAACCCGGACTTGATAGAGGAAAAAACAGAGGAAATAATGAAAAATATGAATATCCTTCATATAAGAAGATCCAAAGGATATTCATTGTCGGGCGGAGAAAGGAGACGTGTTGAGATCTCCAGAGCACTTGCTACAGCTCCAATCTTTATGCTTCTCGATGAGCCGTTTGCAGGCATAGACCCAATAGCAGTCAACGAACTCCGGGGAATCATATTTTCATTAAAAGAAAAAGGCATCGGCATAATAATATCCGATCATAATGTAAGGGATACTCTCAATGCATGTGATATGGCTTATATTATAAATAATGGCAGGATCATAGAGCAGGGAGATCCCAAACAGATTGCGAACAGCGAGAATGCAAAGCGTATTTATCTTGGTGAGGATTTCAAACTATGA